A single genomic interval of Sinorhizobium garamanticum harbors:
- a CDS encoding circularly permuted type 2 ATP-grasp protein, which translates to MMNADSSPRQPYSTYNEWYASQDRNRLIAKSKEAENIFRKTGITFAVYGHADSSEKLIPFDLIPRIISGREWRKLAQGIEQRVIALNAFLDDIYHKQEIVRAGRIPRELIEKNDAFLPQMIGFRPPGGVYTHIVGTDIVRTGEDQFYVLEDNARTPSGVSYMLENRETMMQMFPELFHQNRVRPVENYPYLLRQSLASLAPPGCSGKPRVAVLTPGIYNSAFYEHAFLADMMGVELVEGSDLRVIDGKVKMRTTRGYEAIDVLYRRVDDDFLDPLTFRADSALGIPGIMDVYRSGNITIANAPGTGISDDKAIYSYMPEIVEFYTGRKPLLENVPTWRCSEPQSLKYVLEHIEELVIKEVHGSGGYGMLVGPTATRKERAIFAEKLKARPGNYIAQPTLSLSTVPILVNKGIAPRHVDLRPYVLVSDKVQIIPGGLTRVALKAGSLVVNSSQGGGTKDTWVLED; encoded by the coding sequence ATGATGAATGCGGACAGCAGTCCGCGCCAGCCATATTCGACCTACAATGAATGGTATGCCAGCCAGGACAGAAATCGGCTCATAGCGAAATCAAAGGAAGCTGAGAACATCTTCCGCAAGACGGGCATCACCTTCGCGGTCTACGGACACGCAGACTCCTCCGAAAAACTCATCCCCTTCGACCTTATCCCCCGCATCATTTCCGGCCGAGAGTGGCGCAAGCTGGCGCAAGGCATCGAACAGCGGGTCATCGCCCTCAACGCCTTCCTCGACGACATCTACCACAAGCAGGAAATCGTCCGCGCCGGCCGCATCCCGCGCGAACTGATCGAGAAAAACGATGCCTTCCTGCCGCAGATGATCGGCTTCAGGCCGCCGGGCGGCGTCTACACGCATATCGTCGGCACCGATATCGTGCGCACCGGCGAAGACCAGTTCTATGTCCTGGAGGACAATGCCCGCACACCGTCCGGTGTCAGCTACATGCTGGAAAACCGGGAAACCATGATGCAGATGTTTCCGGAGCTATTTCATCAGAACCGCGTGCGGCCGGTCGAGAACTATCCCTACCTGCTTCGCCAGAGCCTCGCCTCGCTGGCGCCGCCCGGCTGCAGCGGCAAGCCGCGGGTGGCTGTGTTGACACCAGGCATCTACAACTCCGCCTTCTATGAACACGCCTTCCTTGCGGACATGATGGGCGTCGAACTGGTAGAAGGCTCGGACCTTCGCGTCATCGACGGCAAGGTGAAGATGCGCACGACGCGCGGCTACGAGGCGATCGACGTGCTCTACCGCCGCGTCGACGACGATTTCCTCGATCCCCTCACCTTCCGCGCCGACTCCGCGCTCGGTATCCCCGGCATCATGGACGTCTACCGGTCCGGCAACATCACCATCGCCAACGCGCCCGGCACCGGCATTTCCGACGACAAGGCGATCTATTCCTACATGCCGGAGATCGTCGAGTTCTATACCGGCCGCAAGCCCTTGCTCGAGAACGTACCGACCTGGCGCTGCTCGGAACCGCAGAGCCTTAAATATGTGCTCGAACACATCGAGGAACTGGTGATCAAGGAAGTTCACGGTTCGGGCGGCTACGGCATGCTCGTCGGCCCGACGGCGACCCGGAAGGAGCGAGCCATTTTTGCCGAAAAGCTGAAGGCGCGCCCCGGCAACTACATCGCCCAGCCGACACTGTCGCTCTCCACCGTTCCGATCCTCGTCAACAAGGGCATCGCTCCTCGCCATGTCGACCTGCGTCCCTACGTCCTCGTCTCTGACAAGGTGCAGATCATTCCCGGCGGCTTGACCCGCGTCGCGCTGAAGGCCGGCTCCCTGGTGGTCAATTCCAGCCAGGGCGGCGGCACCAAGGACACCTGGGTATTGGAGGACTGA
- a CDS encoding GyrI-like domain-containing protein, with translation MVIAFEIVERPAQRITGHLWEGTFVEAADGAVRRLIAETQEHRRRVYPDDHSALIGLSWNDRLDGFRYLVGYAGEDDGTFTQPHQVELPAMRLATTIHRPESSDVFMDYSKMFDWIAAEGYVVDTTHFHYREEYEAGFVSPSTSSLRLMVPIR, from the coding sequence ATGGTGATAGCGTTCGAAATCGTGGAGCGCCCGGCCCAAAGGATCACAGGTCACCTCTGGGAGGGCACTTTTGTCGAAGCGGCCGACGGTGCCGTCCGCCGCCTGATCGCCGAGACGCAGGAGCATCGCCGGCGTGTTTATCCCGATGATCATTCGGCGCTGATCGGTCTTTCCTGGAACGATCGGCTGGACGGCTTCCGTTATCTCGTCGGCTATGCGGGTGAAGACGACGGGACCTTCACCCAGCCGCACCAGGTGGAATTGCCGGCCATGCGTCTGGCAACGACGATCCATCGTCCCGAGAGCTCGGATGTCTTCATGGATTACAGCAAGATGTTCGACTGGATCGCCGCCGAGGGGTACGTCGTCGATACGACCCATTTCCACTATCGGGAGGAATACGAGGCCGGGTTCGTTTCGCCCTCGACTTCGTCGCTCAGGCTTATGGTTCCGATTCGCTGA
- a CDS encoding DMT family transporter, translating into MTLARLAPAIFVLLWSTGWVVAKYAAFFADPLTFLVLRYAFAILLFIGFCVVTGARWPRSWTTIGHAIVSGMFLHGLYLGAVWWAIGQGVPAAISGIIAGLQPLMTAAVAPFMINENLTRLQQAGLVLGFFGIALAVLPKMVAIDTAATQIEFLPVVVNVLGMAAVTYGTLYQKRHLQNGDIRAIATLQYAGALIVTVPLAFALEDLHVTWNLQLVAALAWSVLGLSMGAIALLLYLIRRGQVSRAASLIYLVPPLAAVQAALFFGEALTLPMIVGTIIAVTGVYLTNRKAAGPAPSADRAGSAAAS; encoded by the coding sequence ATGACGCTTGCCCGTCTGGCTCCGGCCATCTTCGTCCTGCTCTGGTCCACCGGCTGGGTGGTCGCCAAATATGCGGCCTTTTTCGCCGATCCGCTGACCTTTCTTGTGCTGCGTTATGCCTTCGCGATCCTGCTCTTTATCGGCTTCTGCGTGGTGACGGGCGCTCGCTGGCCGCGCTCCTGGACGACGATCGGTCATGCCATCGTGTCGGGGATGTTCCTCCATGGGCTCTACCTGGGGGCCGTGTGGTGGGCGATCGGGCAGGGTGTGCCGGCAGCGATTTCCGGCATCATCGCCGGACTGCAGCCATTGATGACCGCGGCCGTCGCGCCGTTCATGATCAACGAAAACCTCACCCGGCTGCAGCAGGCCGGGCTCGTGCTCGGCTTTTTCGGCATTGCGCTCGCGGTGCTGCCGAAGATGGTGGCAATCGATACCGCCGCGACGCAGATTGAGTTCCTGCCGGTCGTCGTCAACGTCCTTGGCATGGCGGCCGTTACCTACGGCACGCTCTACCAGAAACGGCATCTTCAGAACGGAGACATCCGTGCCATCGCGACGCTGCAATATGCCGGCGCCCTGATCGTCACGGTTCCTCTCGCGTTCGCGCTTGAGGACCTGCATGTCACCTGGAATCTGCAGCTTGTCGCCGCGCTGGCCTGGTCGGTGCTTGGCTTGTCCATGGGAGCGATCGCGCTCCTGCTCTATCTCATCCGCCGCGGACAGGTCTCGCGGGCAGCGTCGCTGATCTATCTGGTGCCGCCGCTTGCGGCCGTCCAGGCGGCACTCTTCTTCGGCGAGGCACTGACCCTGCCAATGATCGTCGGCACGATCATCGCCGTGACCGGGGTCTATCTTACCAACCGAAAGGCCGCCGGCCCGGCGCCATCTGCCGATCGTGCCGGAAGCGCTGCGGCCAGTTAG
- a CDS encoding cysteine hydrolase family protein yields MTKALLIIDVQNAILSGKGTPERQPHIDAALDETVIRLRALQEKARIAGVPVVLVQHDGPPEHRLAVGTPGWAIRDEIAPAENDVVVHKKSCDSFFDTDLAERLKERSVTHLIIGGCMSQFCVDTTVRRAVTLGYDVTLVADGHMTADSGSLPFPAIVAHHNETLDGFDAGRAKVSVRPAAEIAV; encoded by the coding sequence ATGACCAAAGCACTGCTGATAATCGACGTTCAAAACGCCATTCTTTCGGGAAAAGGCACGCCAGAGCGACAGCCGCACATCGATGCGGCGCTGGACGAGACCGTCATACGGCTGCGCGCGCTTCAAGAAAAGGCGCGAATTGCTGGCGTTCCGGTGGTGCTCGTCCAGCATGACGGCCCTCCGGAACATCGTCTGGCCGTCGGTACACCCGGATGGGCCATTCGCGACGAAATCGCGCCGGCGGAAAACGACGTGGTCGTTCACAAGAAGAGTTGCGACTCGTTCTTCGACACCGACCTTGCGGAGCGCCTCAAGGAGCGGTCCGTGACGCACCTGATCATTGGCGGATGCATGTCGCAGTTCTGTGTCGATACCACGGTAAGGCGGGCCGTTACGCTCGGATATGACGTGACGCTGGTTGCCGATGGCCACATGACGGCGGACTCGGGAAGCCTACCGTTTCCCGCGATAGTGGCGCATCACAATGAAACACTCGATGGGTTCGATGCCGGCAGAGCCAAAGTGAGTGTCCGCCCCGCCGCCGAAATAGCCGTCTGA
- a CDS encoding DEAD/DEAH box helicase, translating into MSTFKELGLSEHILVTLSANGFEKPTPIQAQAIPLVLKGHDLIGLAQTGTGKTAAFGLPMIEKLVADGKRPDPRNIRALVLAPTRELVNQIAANLKLFVKKSPLKIGVVVGGVSINKQTEQLARGVDILVATPGRLLDLVARKAVTLTQARYLVLDEADQMLDLGFIHDLRKISKLVPKNRQTLLFSATMPKLIAELAGEYLTDPVKVAVTPPGKAADKVEQYVHFVPGKDLKTVILKQTLTANPDGLSLIFSRTKHGAEKLMKHLDHVGFKAASIHGNKSQGQRERALKAFRDGEIRVLVATDVAARGIDIPGVTHVYNYDLPEVPDAYVHRIGRTARNGRDGIAIAFCAPDEIRLLRDIEKLMGINIAVASGETPADQARPSKGRGGRGNGQRHGNGGGHRQEGRPHRERPAREPAAAPSSFAGDDLLRDERHPQKHDRRDQRQPAHGHHDGRSEGNRNHEGRKHHGRPASKHEGRNHRDGQSGNRQESGRGTRRSNNGVR; encoded by the coding sequence TTGTCCACTTTTAAAGAGCTCGGTCTTTCCGAGCATATTCTGGTGACACTCTCCGCCAATGGTTTCGAAAAGCCGACGCCGATCCAGGCGCAGGCCATTCCGCTGGTCTTGAAAGGCCATGATCTCATCGGCCTCGCACAGACAGGCACCGGCAAGACCGCTGCATTCGGCCTGCCGATGATCGAGAAGCTCGTCGCCGACGGCAAGCGCCCGGATCCGCGCAACATCCGCGCTCTCGTGCTTGCCCCCACCCGCGAACTGGTGAACCAGATCGCAGCCAACCTGAAGCTTTTCGTGAAGAAGAGCCCGCTTAAGATCGGCGTCGTCGTCGGTGGCGTCTCGATAAACAAGCAGACCGAACAGCTCGCCCGCGGCGTCGACATTCTGGTCGCGACCCCTGGCCGTCTCCTCGATCTCGTTGCCCGCAAGGCGGTGACATTGACGCAGGCTCGCTATCTCGTCCTCGACGAGGCCGACCAGATGCTTGACCTCGGCTTCATCCACGACCTGCGCAAGATCTCGAAGCTGGTGCCGAAGAACCGCCAGACGCTGCTCTTCTCCGCGACCATGCCGAAGCTGATCGCCGAGCTTGCCGGCGAGTACCTGACCGATCCGGTCAAGGTCGCTGTCACGCCTCCGGGCAAGGCCGCCGACAAGGTGGAGCAATATGTCCATTTCGTTCCCGGCAAGGATCTGAAGACGGTAATCCTGAAGCAGACGCTGACCGCCAATCCCGATGGCCTGTCGCTGATCTTCAGCCGCACCAAGCATGGCGCCGAGAAGCTGATGAAGCATCTGGACCATGTCGGCTTCAAGGCCGCCTCAATCCATGGCAACAAGAGCCAGGGTCAGCGCGAGCGCGCCTTGAAGGCCTTCCGCGACGGTGAAATCCGGGTGCTCGTCGCGACCGATGTCGCCGCCCGCGGTATCGACATTCCAGGCGTGACCCATGTCTACAACTACGACCTGCCGGAAGTTCCGGACGCCTACGTCCACCGCATCGGCCGCACGGCCCGCAACGGCCGCGACGGCATCGCCATCGCCTTCTGTGCACCGGACGAAATCCGCCTTCTGCGCGACATCGAGAAGTTGATGGGCATCAACATTGCCGTCGCTAGCGGCGAGACCCCTGCCGACCAGGCGCGTCCGTCGAAGGGACGCGGCGGTCGCGGCAATGGCCAGCGTCACGGCAACGGTGGCGGTCACCGGCAGGAAGGGCGCCCGCATCGCGAGCGTCCGGCGCGCGAACCGGCGGCAGCTCCGTCGAGCTTTGCCGGCGACGATCTGCTGCGCGACGAACGGCATCCGCAAAAGCACGACCGCCGCGATCAGCGCCAGCCGGCTCACGGCCATCATGACGGCCGGTCGGAAGGCAACCGCAACCACGAAGGTCGCAAGCACCACGGCCGTCCGGCATCGAAACACGAAGGCCGAAACCACCGTGACGGGCAGTCCGGCAACCGCCAGGAAAGCGGCCGGGGAACCCGTCGCAGCAACAATGGTGTTCGCTAG
- a CDS encoding DNA alkylation repair protein: MAEPLKNLLHAGVVLEIATQLGRNAAAFDRERFIALATRDLDSLELMQRSLRIRDALFQTLPEEFPAAAEILRRALPSDDAPGLSGWALLPVNQFIAARGLDDFELSLALLHRLTPHFTAEFGIRAFIHRDQQRALATISGWTGDSNHHVRRLASEGTRPRLPWAMRLPELIRDPGPILPIIAALIDDPEDYVRRSVANSLNDIAKDHPDLVARFVAAHVDGASPERLRLLRRACRTLLKQGHVEALANFGFGALSDIDASLTLGTPLVRLGEQLRFGVEIRNSGAAGQKVMIDYAVHHQKANGTTSPKVFKWTTMTLGPGAVLEIEKRHPIRPITTRRYYAGAHRLVVLINGQPVADAAFELVID; encoded by the coding sequence ATGGCAGAACCGCTCAAGAACCTGTTGCATGCAGGCGTCGTACTTGAAATCGCCACGCAGCTGGGCCGGAATGCGGCCGCATTCGACCGCGAGCGCTTCATTGCGCTCGCGACGCGCGACCTGGATTCGCTCGAACTAATGCAGCGATCGCTGCGGATCCGCGATGCCCTCTTTCAAACGTTGCCCGAAGAGTTCCCTGCCGCCGCCGAGATCCTACGGCGGGCGCTGCCGAGCGACGACGCACCGGGGCTCAGCGGCTGGGCGCTTCTTCCGGTGAACCAGTTCATCGCGGCCCGCGGCCTTGACGATTTCGAACTCTCGCTCGCGCTTCTGCACCGCCTGACACCGCATTTCACCGCGGAATTCGGCATCCGCGCTTTCATCCATCGGGATCAGCAACGGGCGCTGGCCACGATCTCCGGCTGGACCGGCGACAGCAACCATCATGTCCGGCGGCTGGCGAGCGAAGGCACGCGCCCGCGCCTGCCTTGGGCCATGCGGCTGCCGGAACTCATCCGCGATCCGGGCCCGATCCTTCCGATAATTGCCGCGTTGATCGACGACCCGGAAGACTATGTGCGCCGCTCCGTCGCCAACAGCCTCAATGACATCGCCAAAGATCATCCGGACCTCGTCGCGCGGTTCGTGGCCGCGCATGTTGACGGCGCATCGCCGGAACGCCTGAGGTTGCTCCGCCGCGCTTGCCGTACGCTGCTGAAACAGGGACATGTGGAGGCGCTCGCCAATTTCGGTTTCGGTGCATTGTCAGACATCGATGCCAGTTTGACGCTGGGCACACCGCTTGTCCGCCTTGGCGAGCAACTTCGCTTCGGTGTCGAAATACGGAATTCCGGCGCGGCCGGGCAAAAAGTCATGATCGACTACGCCGTGCATCACCAGAAGGCGAACGGCACGACATCGCCGAAAGTGTTCAAGTGGACGACAATGACGCTCGGACCAGGCGCGGTCCTCGAAATCGAGAAACGCCACCCGATCCGCCCGATCACGACGCGGCGTTACTATGCCGGCGCGCACCGGCTGGTCGTTCTGATCAACGGCCAACCGGTGGCTGACGCCGCTTTCGAACTCGTGATCGACTGA
- a CDS encoding helix-turn-helix transcriptional regulator, which produces MRPADRLFRIIQLMRASGRVMTASEIAERMEVAPRTIYRDMQHLIASGAPIDGERGVGYLMRDAFDAPPLAFTFEQLEALAFGVRAVQMLGDRRLAQAAREAMEKIGHSLPAEHARKLRSAPLRAFRSQLQPDPPVLLGEIREAISGRRKLRITYESLAEETSERTICPLGLSVFGHYWLVTAWCELRQDFRDFRVDRIVSLKTERERYEPAPERSFDAYIARMELGRA; this is translated from the coding sequence GTGCGGCCCGCCGACCGATTGTTCCGAATCATCCAGCTCATGCGCGCCTCAGGTCGCGTGATGACGGCGAGCGAGATCGCCGAGAGGATGGAAGTCGCGCCGCGAACGATCTACCGCGACATGCAGCATCTGATCGCGTCTGGTGCACCGATCGATGGCGAACGCGGCGTCGGCTACCTTATGCGCGACGCTTTCGATGCGCCGCCGCTTGCCTTCACCTTTGAGCAATTGGAGGCGCTTGCCTTTGGCGTCCGGGCCGTACAGATGCTCGGCGATCGGCGCCTGGCTCAAGCGGCCCGCGAGGCCATGGAGAAGATCGGCCATAGTTTGCCGGCCGAGCATGCAAGAAAGCTGAGAAGTGCGCCGCTGCGCGCCTTTCGATCTCAACTCCAGCCTGACCCGCCGGTGTTGCTTGGCGAAATCCGTGAAGCGATTTCCGGACGGCGCAAGCTGCGCATCACGTATGAAAGTCTTGCAGAAGAAACGTCCGAGCGTACAATCTGCCCACTCGGCCTTAGCGTTTTCGGGCACTATTGGCTGGTGACGGCCTGGTGCGAGTTGCGCCAGGACTTCCGTGATTTCCGCGTCGACAGGATCGTTTCCCTCAAGACCGAGCGGGAGCGGTACGAGCCGGCTCCGGAGCGCAGTTTCGACGCCTATATTGCCCGAATGGAGCTGGGGCGCGCGTGA
- a CDS encoding host attachment protein, which translates to MRNRVWILTADGNTARIVKDVNLLKDGRQQPEVETYQIEAKRAQDIMADKPGRSHTSVGYGRSAMEYSSDPVREEQHRFAMEIAGKLDHYALEHAFENLVICAAPRTLGDLRKLLSHQVKERTVAEIDRNCVAVPTDQLIATVRSVVFP; encoded by the coding sequence GTGCGGAACCGGGTTTGGATACTGACAGCCGACGGCAACACGGCGCGGATCGTCAAGGACGTCAACTTGCTGAAAGATGGACGTCAGCAACCGGAAGTGGAGACGTACCAGATCGAAGCCAAGCGAGCTCAGGATATCATGGCCGACAAACCCGGCCGCAGTCACACGTCGGTCGGCTACGGCCGCTCGGCCATGGAATACAGCAGCGATCCGGTTCGCGAGGAACAGCACCGCTTCGCCATGGAGATTGCCGGGAAACTCGACCACTATGCGCTTGAGCACGCCTTCGAGAACCTTGTGATCTGTGCAGCGCCCAGGACGCTGGGCGACCTCAGGAAGCTGCTTTCGCACCAGGTCAAGGAAAGGACCGTTGCGGAGATCGATCGCAACTGCGTCGCCGTGCCCACGGACCAACTGATCGCAACGGTCCGCTCCGTGGTGTTTCCGTAG
- a CDS encoding trimethylamine methyltransferase family protein codes for MTDNQFRDAAAGETSPLERRRRSGGRGAERSRKPAATKYLKLVNTLAKSTVLSEDALEAIHDASLTILEEIGMDIILPEARDRMKAAGADVTPGTDRVRFDRGLIMEMIASAPSGFTMHARNPARNVEIGGNNLVFAQIASAPFVADREGGRRTGNQEDFRKLVKLAQSYDIVHTTGGYPVEPVDLHASIRHLDCLSDMVKLTDKVFHAYSLGRQRNTDGIEIARIGRGISMEQMQREPSLFTIINTSSPLRLDGPMLQGIIEMSSRNQVVVVTPFTLAGAMAPVTIAGALVQQNAEALCGIAFTQMVRKGAPVMYGGFTSNVDMKTGAPAFGTPEYMKAVIAGGQLARKYNIPYRTSNTNAANTLDAQAAYESALSLWALTQGGGNFVMHAAGWTEGGLTASFEKFILDVDMLQMVAEFLQPLDVSEDALGLDAVRDVGPGGHYFGTMHTLQRYETAFYSPILSDWRNFETWTEAGRPTTYDHANRVFKQKLNEYERPPLDPAIEEELDAFVARRKEEGGVPTDF; via the coding sequence ATGACCGACAATCAATTCCGGGACGCTGCGGCAGGCGAAACTTCACCGCTGGAGCGACGCCGCCGATCTGGCGGCCGAGGCGCGGAACGGTCACGAAAGCCAGCGGCCACGAAATACCTCAAACTCGTCAACACGTTGGCGAAGTCGACGGTCCTCTCGGAAGATGCACTCGAAGCCATACACGACGCTTCCCTGACGATCCTCGAAGAAATCGGCATGGACATCATCCTGCCGGAGGCGCGCGATCGCATGAAGGCGGCCGGCGCGGACGTGACGCCCGGCACAGACCGCGTCCGCTTCGATCGCGGTCTGATCATGGAGATGATCGCCTCGGCTCCCTCCGGTTTCACCATGCATGCGCGCAATCCGGCGCGAAACGTCGAGATCGGAGGCAACAACCTCGTCTTCGCGCAGATCGCCAGCGCGCCCTTCGTTGCCGATCGCGAAGGCGGGAGGCGCACCGGCAACCAGGAGGATTTCCGCAAACTGGTCAAGCTGGCGCAGTCCTACGACATTGTGCACACCACGGGCGGCTACCCGGTCGAACCGGTCGACCTCCACGCCTCGATCCGTCACCTGGATTGCCTCTCGGACATGGTGAAGCTGACCGACAAGGTGTTTCATGCCTATTCGCTCGGTCGCCAGCGCAACACCGACGGCATCGAAATCGCCCGTATCGGCCGCGGCATCTCGATGGAGCAGATGCAGCGGGAGCCGTCGCTCTTCACAATCATCAATACCTCTTCGCCGCTCCGCCTCGACGGCCCGATGCTTCAGGGCATCATCGAAATGTCGTCGCGCAATCAGGTGGTCGTCGTCACCCCCTTCACGCTCGCCGGCGCCATGGCGCCTGTCACCATCGCCGGGGCCCTGGTGCAGCAGAACGCCGAAGCGCTTTGCGGCATTGCCTTTACCCAGATGGTGCGCAAGGGCGCGCCGGTCATGTATGGCGGCTTCACCTCGAATGTCGACATGAAGACCGGCGCGCCCGCCTTCGGGACGCCGGAATACATGAAGGCCGTCATCGCCGGCGGCCAGCTCGCGCGCAAGTACAACATCCCCTACCGCACATCCAACACCAACGCGGCGAATACGCTCGACGCGCAGGCCGCCTATGAGTCGGCACTTTCGCTCTGGGCGCTGACCCAGGGCGGCGGCAATTTCGTCATGCACGCGGCCGGCTGGACCGAGGGCGGCCTGACAGCCTCGTTCGAGAAGTTCATCCTTGATGTCGATATGCTGCAGATGGTGGCTGAATTTCTCCAGCCACTCGATGTCAGCGAAGATGCACTCGGTCTCGATGCGGTGCGGGATGTCGGTCCCGGCGGACACTATTTTGGTACGATGCACACGCTCCAGCGCTACGAGACGGCTTTCTACTCGCCGATCCTTTCCGATTGGCGGAATTTCGAGACGTGGACAGAAGCGGGTCGGCCGACCACCTACGATCATGCCAACCGCGTCTTCAAGCAGAAGCTCAACGAATATGAGCGCCCCCCGCTCGATCCGGCGATAGAAGAAGAACTCGACGCTTTCGTCGCCAGGCGCAAGGAGGAAGGCGGCGTACCGACGGATTTCTGA
- the mnmD gene encoding tRNA (5-methylaminomethyl-2-thiouridine)(34)-methyltransferase MnmD, whose amino-acid sequence MTAPDLRQSHPPSRQNLEWHEGDMPYSMEFGDHFYCRIDGRLECGHVFLSGNRLPQRWQTAERFVIGELGFGTGLNFCETWRQWKQTRTATGQLHFISFERFPMPAADIDRALSHWPEISDERQTLIASWPEIPDGHVDLDFTDGVRLTVVCGPALESLGASEHRFDAWYLDGFAPSRNPDMWSQELMQLVFDKAASGGTFATYAAAGFVRRNLEAAGFIVERRPGFAGKREMLRGDKP is encoded by the coding sequence ATGACAGCACCTGATCTCCGCCAGAGCCATCCGCCATCACGGCAGAACCTCGAATGGCACGAGGGCGATATGCCCTACTCGATGGAATTTGGCGATCACTTTTATTGCCGCATTGACGGCCGGCTGGAATGCGGTCATGTCTTCCTCTCCGGCAACCGGCTGCCGCAACGCTGGCAGACGGCAGAGAGGTTCGTCATCGGCGAGCTCGGCTTCGGCACGGGCCTCAATTTCTGCGAAACCTGGCGGCAATGGAAGCAGACGCGGACGGCGACGGGCCAGTTGCACTTCATCTCCTTCGAGCGTTTCCCGATGCCGGCGGCCGATATCGACCGGGCACTTTCGCACTGGCCGGAAATTTCCGATGAAAGACAGACGCTTATCGCAAGTTGGCCGGAAATACCGGACGGCCACGTCGATCTCGACTTCACGGATGGGGTTCGGTTGACGGTGGTGTGCGGCCCTGCGCTTGAGAGTCTCGGCGCCTCGGAGCACAGATTCGACGCCTGGTATCTCGACGGGTTTGCTCCATCGCGGAACCCGGACATGTGGTCACAGGAGCTGATGCAGCTGGTGTTCGACAAGGCCGCGTCCGGCGGCACCTTCGCGACCTATGCCGCGGCCGGCTTCGTCCGCCGCAATCTCGAGGCGGCCGGGTTCATCGTCGAGCGGCGCCCAGGTTTCGCCGGCAAACGCGAGATGCTGCGCGGCGACAAGCCCTGA
- a CDS encoding NAD(P)/FAD-dependent oxidoreductase → MSELLIVGGGVMGLWAAVMAGRAGIATCLVERSSTGAGASGGLLGALMPHMPDRWNAKKQFQFDALVALEDEIAELQRATGLSADYRRCGRLMPLGRPHLRDIALGHEQDAARHWISGERPFHWHVRDVDAGCDWPAAEAAPFGIVHDTLAARVAPRRLVQVLKTALEQFPHVRVEEGAEVAALDPQRGRLSLSDGRVVSFRHCILSAGVESFCLIDRLARSAQAPSGGAVKGQAALLSADIDPASPIIFTDGLYIVAHEDGHVAIGSTSENRFDEPYSTDDQLDALIRRAEAIAPALRGAQVVERWAGLRPKATGREPIVGRHPDHDNLSVLTGGFKVSFGIAHALARFVIDDIIGRPTIDLPESFACAHHIAALRHQVRTLPEGAP, encoded by the coding sequence ATGAGTGAACTTTTGATCGTGGGCGGCGGTGTCATGGGGTTGTGGGCCGCCGTGATGGCCGGCCGGGCCGGTATCGCGACGTGCCTTGTCGAGCGCAGCAGCACAGGCGCGGGCGCGAGCGGAGGCCTGCTCGGCGCGCTGATGCCGCATATGCCCGACCGATGGAACGCAAAGAAACAATTCCAGTTCGATGCGTTGGTCGCGCTCGAAGACGAGATCGCCGAACTGCAGCGAGCGACCGGACTATCGGCCGATTATCGCCGCTGCGGCCGGCTCATGCCGCTTGGCAGACCGCATCTAAGAGACATCGCCCTGGGCCACGAGCAGGATGCGGCGCGGCATTGGATTTCCGGCGAACGCCCGTTCCATTGGCATGTCCGGGATGTGGATGCCGGCTGCGACTGGCCGGCGGCAGAGGCGGCGCCCTTCGGCATCGTCCACGACACGCTCGCTGCGAGAGTGGCGCCGCGGCGTCTGGTGCAGGTTCTCAAGACTGCGCTTGAGCAATTCCCCCATGTCCGGGTCGAAGAGGGCGCCGAGGTTGCGGCGCTCGATCCTCAACGCGGACGGCTCTCGCTCTCGGACGGGAGGGTGGTCTCCTTCAGACATTGCATCCTTTCCGCCGGCGTCGAAAGCTTTTGCCTGATCGACCGCCTCGCGCGTTCGGCACAGGCGCCGAGCGGCGGTGCGGTCAAGGGACAGGCAGCGCTGCTTAGCGCCGATATCGATCCGGCTTCGCCAATCATCTTCACCGACGGGCTCTACATCGTTGCGCATGAAGATGGTCACGTGGCGATCGGCAGCACCAGCGAAAATCGCTTCGACGAGCCGTATTCGACGGACGATCAACTGGACGCGCTGATCCGGCGAGCCGAAGCGATAGCGCCCGCGTTGCGCGGCGCGCAGGTGGTCGAACGTTGGGCCGGACTGCGCCCGAAGGCGACGGGGCGCGAGCCGATCGTCGGCCGCCATCCCGATCACGACAATCTGTCCGTGCTGACCGGCGGCTTCAAAGTGAGTTTCGGCATAGCACACGCGCTGGCGCGCTTCGTGATCGACGACATCATTGGGCGGCCGACGATCGATCTTCCGGAGTCGTTTGCGTGCGCGCACCACATCGCGGCGCTACGGCATCAAGTCCGCACGCTGCCTGAGGGCGCCCCATGA